GAACAGGGAGAATGTGCCGCCGAGCTTGCCCGCGTGGGCCGGCGATTGGAAGGCCACGAGCGGCTGGTTGAGCCGCGCTGCTTCCCAGGGCGTCTTGCCCTTCCAGCTGCCATTGTGACCCTCGAGGGCGTAAAGAACGCGGTGAGTGCCTACGTCCTGAGTCGCCTGGTCCGGGTAGGACCTGGCGCCAGGCGTTCGGAGCAGAGTGAGCCGCAGGGTGTGGTCGTCGGGCTTGTCCGAACCGAATTTCGAGTCTTCCAGAACGGACACGCCATAGCGGCCCGCGGCATCGGTGAGGTCGAACCACTCGTGCGAAACAACTTCGTACTTCTTTTCGTCGTCGGTGGAGCGCTTAATGGTCCCCATTCCGAGGTTGTAAGTGGCCATCTCGTTGGACACCGCCAGCGGGAACTCGGTCTTAAGCGTCGTCTTCCGCTCGTTCCAATTGATGGTGTTGTCAAACTCCACGCGGTTGCCTGCTCCGGCCGCGGCGAGGCGAATAACCTGCACGAATTTTGAGCCGCTCGTGTTGCGTGTTACTTCAAGGGCGACCCGCACGGGACCATTCTCAACGACGCGTACCTTGGCCGGTCCCGACACGTAGCCGATAGACGGAGCGCTTTGATCGCGCCAGTCCATATTCCAGGCCGGCCACTGATCGGGCTCTTCAAACCTCAACGCGAGGCGCGCCGGCCCGGCGAGCAGCGGGCGGCCGTTGGCCTTATCCGTGATCTGCTCAACGTCTCCGCCTGCATTCAGCGTGACCTTGTATCGATTGTTCTGCAGGACGCCGCTCTGAACACTCAGGCCGGTAGACATCACGCACGGTTTGGCAGAAGGGCGAACGTCGTAGGTAACGAAGCCGACGGACGGGGCCTTGGCGAGAAACAGTACTTCCACCGTGCCGCCATCGCGCCCGGCAACCTGGGAGGGAACCTCAACGCCGCCCGGGCCGTACACGCGAACAGCCGCCGGCGCCTTGTCAAAACGCACCTTTGCGTCTACCACATCCTCGCGGGCAACGGACAGCGGGTTGTACACAACCACAGAGACGCCCTTGGCGCGCGTATCCATCGCGCGGATCACAGCGCCCGCCCCATCGCTCAGCGCGCTGGCCGAGTGATTCAAAGCGGTCACTTCATCGTTCCAGGAGAACTCGTAAGCCTTCGGGATGCTCGTGCCCGGCAGGATGTCGTGGAACTGACCGCCGAGGATGAGCCGCCACGCATCGTTCATGTGCTGCTGAGGATACTTCTCCGCACCCAGCCAGTCGGCGGCGACGGAGGCGCGCTCCGCGGAGTCCGCCAGAAGCTCGTTCTTGCGGTTCCAGCGCTTCATGTACGCTTGGGAAGTGAGGGAACCGGCGGAGTGCTGGGTCAGTTCCAGGTCGCCCTTATACGTGGGCAGCTTGGAAACCTGCTTGGGGGTCAGATCGCGGAAGATCTGGTCGGACGGGGAAGCGACCACGGTTACAGGGCCGGTCCCGTTTACACTCTTTTCCATCCACTGGGCGGAGCTCTCCGCGGGGGCGCCGCCGACATCACCCGTTCCATAGTAACGGAAGTCCACGAAAGCGCCGGACTTCTCGCCAATCTTGTTGATGCGGTCCAGGATAAACTGGCTCTGGCTGAGATCCTCGTTGACCCTGGCACTGTAGGAGCCGGCATCGAGGGCGGAAGTGACGAACTTGCCGTCCGGGCCATACCAGTTGCCCACCGTGAACGGAATGGGATACGGGAAGCCCCAGGTGAGTTTCTGGGTGGAAAATCCCTTGATCCCGCAGTGCGCGAGAATGGACGGAAGGGAGGCAGGGAATCCGAAGCAGTCCGGAAGGATGAAGTCGATGCTCGTTTCGCCCATCTCTTTCGTAAAGAAATGGTTGCCGTAGAGAAGCTGGCGAATGATCGACTCGGCTGACGGAACGTTCACGTCGTTCTCTTCGACAGAGGATCCCGCCACGAACCAGCGCTTCTTCCGAATGTACTCTTTGACCTTGGCGAAGTCCTTCGGATAGTACTCTTTCATCATCCGGTAGCGGTTGGAACCGGAAAACGAGAAGATGTAGTTCGGATACTTCTCGAACAGCGCGAAGTTATCCTTCATCGTGTTCGGGATGTATTCACCGATCGTATCGAGATAGCTCCATCGCCACTGGGTATCGAGGTGTGAATAGCCGACCTCATAAAGTACCTTGTCCGTCGCCGGGTTGTAGGCGGAACGGGCGCGCGCACGCTGGGCAGCGGGCTGGGCGG
This sequence is a window from Armatimonadota bacterium. Protein-coding genes within it:
- a CDS encoding glycoside hydrolase family 38 C-terminal domain-containing protein → MRNHLALAVIGLALAASCDAAQPAAQRARARSAYNPATDKVLYEVGYSHLDTQWRWSYLDTIGEYIPNTMKDNFALFEKYPNYIFSFSGSNRYRMMKEYYPKDFAKVKEYIRKKRWFVAGSSVEENDVNVPSAESIIRQLLYGNHFFTKEMGETSIDFILPDCFGFPASLPSILAHCGIKGFSTQKLTWGFPYPIPFTVGNWYGPDGKFVTSALDAGSYSARVNEDLSQSQFILDRINKIGEKSGAFVDFRYYGTGDVGGAPAESSAQWMEKSVNGTGPVTVVASPSDQIFRDLTPKQVSKLPTYKGDLELTQHSAGSLTSQAYMKRWNRKNELLADSAERASVAADWLGAEKYPQQHMNDAWRLILGGQFHDILPGTSIPKAYEFSWNDEVTALNHSASALSDGAGAVIRAMDTRAKGVSVVVYNPLSVAREDVVDAKVRFDKAPAAVRVYGPGGVEVPSQVAGRDGGTVEVLFLAKAPSVGFVTYDVRPSAKPCVMSTGLSVQSGVLQNNRYKVTLNAGGDVEQITDKANGRPLLAGPARLALRFEEPDQWPAWNMDWRDQSAPSIGYVSGPAKVRVVENGPVRVALEVTRNTSGSKFVQVIRLAAAGAGNRVEFDNTINWNERKTTLKTEFPLAVSNEMATYNLGMGTIKRSTDDEKKYEVVSHEWFDLTDAAGRYGVSVLEDSKFGSDKPDDHTLRLTLLRTPGARSYPDQATQDVGTHRVLYALEGHNGSWKGKTPWEAARLNQPLVAFQSPAHAGKLGGTFSLFTVNTTQVAITAIKKAEDSDDVIVRLQELSGAPVSVTLSAAAPIVSAREVNGQERTIGPANLKSGALSLKMSAYNPRAFAIRLGKPAARLTMPVCKPLAIPYDVVAAGYDGKANAKGFDGKGHTFPIEMFPGTFVSGGVKFQMARRSPGAKTALACNGQTVKLPGGMTRVYVLAAAFGGDTHDTFVAGGKAIPVSVQDWSGFIGQWDNRIWEKPASAPGLQLLDGGIYGLQPAYIKRDPIAFYATHRHNAAGGNDIYAYAYVFRYGLDVPAGAKTLTLPKNPAIRVFAVTAASGTNDAAKPAQYLYDAFGTTGSTPELSPASGSSNDTMSVSLRPSVYDSTAKLVYTTDGSDPVATSAVYQMPIRVSHDTVIRARAFHGNKPAGPVVSGTYKVDDRTPPTVTGITSAAGSPLIRVTFSEPVNASSGANADLYKIEGLTVRTARLAGDGRSVDITVSPAPEAGQSYSLSVNGVQDTSPHANSIAMAAGRAFSPATPILALLPGLDNAQGTVPGIVLRVLGAPAEVQGPHGAALSFNGTNDAVIVPNRAELNPTDAITLSAWIHPANWNDNHRIVQKGNNDNQFRLTASEGKLLFELSGVGSAECALPTAGQWHHVAATYDGANIFIYVDGVSVARADGTGAIATSSDPLCIATKGARAPVRDFYAGDIADFRLYDKALLPEHIAALAKR